In Aethina tumida isolate Nest 87 chromosome 2, icAetTumi1.1, whole genome shotgun sequence, the DNA window CAAACTCTTGATTATCTGGTTTGCTAAAATTACCTTTCTTCATTGTGAACAAAGAAAAAGTAGGACTGTGAACAAATTAATCTTCACAGAAAAAGAAATTCTGTGATATTTTGAACTGTTAATAAACACATGTGagacttgtttttatttttaggttattGGACAAACAATAGAAAACTGTTTTCAAATTGATAATGCAGATTCCTTTtagaacttttaaataaattacagattgtAGTCGTTTGTTTGCTCTGTCCCTCAAGATAATACTCAAAAGCTGTTTAACAGAGATCTACCGGTTCAACAAATCTTAAGGTTTTTACCTCTCTGAAAATCAGTGACCTCGAAACACTGGTTAAACATAGCTGTCAATGCGGAtgattttcaaacatttttaacatggCGTGCGGCAAAATGAAGTGTTTGAtcggttttattttatgttattgcaTTTTGATAGTTAATGGAcagaaaaaagtaattgaattaaatgagGATAATTGGACGGAGATTTTAAAGAACGAATGGATGATAGAATTGTAAGTTATTAGTCACCTTTTGTAAATTCGGTGCTGTCGTGTCAAACAATGTTTAAGGGTTTTGCACCTGATTATGTCAGTATAAATGAAAGTTACAGATGCTAACTCGAAATACCGGCATATATGACCAATTAGATGTTTTAACTAGCTGctcatgtatttaaaaaaatattttaaataaatttatttaggaaatttcaaaataattttaaaaatgaataaatacttattcataataataatatattatttaaaaaacggaCATAACTAAAAGGCACTATTTGCCAGTTCTCATGTTTAGAcatataatcataattaaaataatttccatttcATTATTAGTCTTAGTGATTAAAAACCATAGTACAATTgcctaaaaaaattttatattcatttgtagTTATGCTCCTTGGTGTCCAGCCTGTAAAGCCCTTCAGCAAACATGGGCGGATTTTGCTGCCATATCTCCAGGTTTGGGAATCAAAATTGGCCAAGTAGATGTGACAACATCTCCTGGCCTCAGTGGTCGCTTTATGGTTACAGCACTACCCACAATTTTTCAGTAAGTATccccatattttatttaatatatttgtgatTCATCttgtattgtttgtttatttattatgaaaattattatttattttacagtgtACTAAATGGGGAGTTCAGACAATATAAAGGCTCTCGAGATAAAGATTCATTTACTTCTTTTGTTGAAGATAAAAAATGGCAACAAGTTGAGCCAACACCTAGTTGGAAATCTCCAGACTCCATTCAGATGTCTATTGTGTcatcatttttcaaattatcacAAACTTTACGTGTAAGAtctatcataattatttttataaaatcaaatgctgtggtattaaattgtatatttattgcatCTTTCAGCATTTGCACAATAAACTTATGGAAGACTTTGGATTGCCAACATGGGGATCATACTTGATATTTGCCTTGGCTACAATTGTTATGGGTGCtattcttggattggtaagtaatggtttactttatttttaatttcagttgatatTCTTTACCATGTAgctcttatttatatttttatttttttacaggtTTTGGTATGTGTTATAGATCTAATTTATCCACCTAAACATataattgttcataaaaatgacaaaagtaAGAGAAGTGGGAAGGACAGTGGAGATGAAAtggtatgtttaaaaatatttttcacaaaattcatATTCAAAGTAgtcatttatattcataataaattgtaataaacctaatgcaattacaataattttatttattttcttttttagggTGAAGATGATATTGGTGATGATCTCATAGATGATGCTAACCATGCACAACAAAATTCTAATACAGATTCAGATGAAAATCAAGCAGGTGatcaaattaacaaaagcAAATTCAAGAAACGCAAGGCCAGAAGAATTGATATGTGATCATATACTTATGTAATTAAACGAACTTAGCATATGAAAATGACTCTAACAaagttaaaatcttaaaaacgacttatttttataccaatatgattttaacaaatttctaatatttgtacaataatatttgtaaatacattTTCCAACTATATACATGGTGGATGTAAACTGATTATAGAAGTccctattttaattagtaatataattaaactatttctaaaaaaaatggatcacctttattttaatgtgttaattacttttgtcccaaatataaactaaatatagaTTGTGACATAGTCAATATTATCtgctaataaaaatacataattaaatatttgcatattttacattcatgatttaagataaattttgtttttttttacaaattaaaattggcgCTACTCAAACTCCTCCCCCTAATTCCCACCACCACAACCTGgtgattttaaattcataaaccCCATAATTTTGTTGTCACAGGTCACATTCGGTGCAGGTTAATGTGTCGTTCTGTGTCCatatttacagttttctgCCGCATAAACTTTCTTACATAGAATAAAGGAGGACTCTGTTTACAGAACACATAAGCTTTTGGGGTTAGTTTGAAGTCAACACGACTCTCATTTCGGATATTCAAAGGATTTTATCATAAACGAAAggtaaaatactattaaataataatatgtattatttttctgtaccttaaatgttatttattgtgaagtgatttaaaatttatatgcaatGAAAttcgtaaaaatttaattgatttaaattaaaattgtcgtAAACACCTTTTATTtaccattaaatattaatattaaatatatattaaattatttttattaaaattgtgaagtaaatgaattttaaaataaatatatattttttaattaaagccgTAGTATTTTTGAGGTTATGTTTATATGTAACACGTGGATTTGGCTTCaattgcttaaattttaatttcagaatGTCTTTCCGAGGTAGAGGTGGTGGCGGCGGTGGATTTGGTGGTCGCAACAGTTTTGGCGGCGGAGGCGGCGGCAATAGGAACTtcggtggtggtggtggccGCGGATTCGGTGGCAGAGGAGGCGGCGGAGGCCGTGGAGGTGGCAGAAATTTTGACCAAGGTCCACCGGAACGAGTCATTCCCTTAGGCTACTACAACTATCCCTGTCAAGATGAACTTGTGTGCAAAGTGGAAATTGAGGATGTACCTTTCTTCAACGCCCCCATTTATCTGGAGAACATGGAACAGATTGGAAAAATTGACGAAATCTTCGGAAATATTAGAGACTATTCGGTGACCGTGCGGTTAAGTGACGACGTTAAAGCTAGTAGTTTTAAGAAGAACCAAAAggtatgtaaaataaacaaatgtgtaacaaatgttaaaatttaatggcaattaattctttttcagTTGTTTATCGACCCAGCAAAACTATTACCGTTGCAACGATTCCTGCCCAAACCACCAGGAAGTGTACAAAAGCGAGGAGGAGGAGGAcgtggcggcggcggcggtagAGGCGGTGGCCGAGGTGGAAGAGGAGGTTTTGGTGGCGGCCGAGGAGGCGGCGGTGGTCGTGGCGGTTTCGGAGGCGGTCGCGGTGGCGGTGGTGGACGTGGCGGCTTTGGCGGAGGTCGCGGTGGCGGCGGACGTGGAGGATTCGGAGGTGGTGGTGGCCGAGGCGGTTTTGGCGGCGGAGGACGAGGAAAATGGTAGAAATGTATGACAGAGTTTTAAATGTGTGTATGTATTGTAGAACAGACGTGTTCtcaggtttatttttataagataagtttaaaaactgtgaagagaaaaatcaaatataaatgtttatatttgtttaaatttaatatgcctGAATATGTATATTAGTTTTACAATGTTTTATAGTTGAGGATAATTCATGTGTTACATTTCTGTAACTAAtgtaaagttaataattttcaataaaaatctaaacaataattgttttttattaataaaataataacataatatatatttgtatggcTCTTTGAAGGATTATTTGTGTCTCTCGATAAATGTACCCAAATTCCCTTTTCATTCCAGGATTATTaagagaagtaaaataaatgtgttaaatttttaatatttaatttcagtataaatatttatgttttcaataaatataatttcaaattaaacaaattttttaatgcctTTTTGCATATCTTTTAAATACGAATTTAATTGCGGCTCGCGAAACATTTCAAACTTGAAAAATGACTGGTTATCAAGGAGCTTGGCCACCCCTGGTCTGTACcttcaaaaataacattaaaatttcaaattatcgttttaaaaactttttgagTTACAGTGTTCTCACATTATTTAGTTTGTTACGATTTTTTTATgcaattatcaattttgtgatgtataaaatttgtaaaaaaatgtagattttaatttatttaattaaaatgtttataatttgattaagattttaaagtaATCAACTGTTGCTACATTTATCAATAaactaacaatattttacaggtaaataaaagtaaacaaaaacagTTGACCGTAGAAATTGATCTTATGCTCGTTGAAATTCAACCAGTTTAAATGTTTACGAATAGCGAAAAAATATGTCAGAAAACTGAGcttgaaaaattgtaatctGTGGCTTAAACCAAATAAACAATGCCTGAAAATGAGCAGTTCGAAATGGAACCAGGTATCGACGCTCAAACGGTGAAACCTATTATGTCGACGCGCATTACGTCGTGCACATTCAACATGGCCGAATCTGAGAAAGTGGCGGACGCTCCAACCGACACAATGCGAAAAAAATCTGAAAGCGAACAAAAACCGTCGAACCAAAACGATGAGGACAGCGAAAGCATGGAAGAACAGCCCTTGGACATCGGGGAACAGTATTTGGTGCGAAGATCGGACGATTCTTGGCGTAAGTTTTATTCACATAACCTTACCGCTTTGTTTACatgttttgaattttctaGATCCCGCAGAAATAATACAAACTAGGTATAATGACACAGAGAGGCAGTGGGAATATTATGTGCATTATGAAGGTTACAACCGACGTCTGGATGAATGGGTATGTTGCAAGAGAAGTTtgataacaaaatttcaacACATTCTTATAGGTTCCCAGAGGAAGAATCATGTCATCTAGGTTTAACTTGACCGAGAGTGGACAAAAACTGCCAGGCGACATTAAGGCTTGGAAAGACAGGCCAATTGTTAATGATCTGTTGGCTGATAGTTCTGATAGAAAAATTACAAGGAATCAAAAAAGAAGACATGatgaaattaatcatattCAAAAGACGTAATATGATTTACATACACCATTTATCAGCTCTTATGTGCAACTTTTTGTAGATATGCTGAAATGGATCCTACAACAGCAGCTTTAGAAAAAGAGCATGAACAGATcactaaagtaaaatatatagataaaattcaaataggcAGATTTGAAATAGATACATGGTATTTTAGTCCTTACCCTGAGGAATATGGTAAACAAAGCAAGTTATGGATATGTGAATATTGCCTAAAATACATGAGATTGGAAAAAAGTTATAGATATCACATggtatgtataattataaaaactaatgtaaaaattaaataaaataaaattttagagtgAATGCACTTGGAGACAGCCAGTAGGTAAAGAAATTTACAGGAAAGGCACTCTATCAGTGTATGAAGTTGATGGTAAAGATCATAAGGTAGGAAgtgataatttttgttacagtACTTTTGCATAAAGTTTATGAACATTTTAGGTGTATTGCCAAAACTTATGTTTGCTTGCAAAACTGTTCCTAGATcacaaaactttatattttgatgtgGAGCCATTCTTATTTTACATCTTATGTGAAGTTGATAAACAAGGAGCACATATAGTTGGATATTTTTCCAAGGTATAGATATTATGTTAAATCCTTTTtgcattgtttttaattgaagttcttaaaacttaaattcttagttttaatttgtaatatttttgtaaaatattggaagattttgttttttgtaggAGAAAGAATCACCTGATGGTAACAATGTGGCATGTATCTTGACCCTACCTCCATATCAACGACAAGGCTATGGTAAACTTTTGATTGCATTCAGCTATGAATTGTCAAGAATGGAAGGGGCAGTAGGTAGTCCAGAACAGCCTTTAAGTGACTTGGGCAAGCTTAGTTATCGAAGTTATTGGAGTTgggttttattagaaattttacggGACTTCCGAGGAACGCTTTCAATTAAAGATTTGAGTCAAATGACAAGTATAACGCAGACCGACATTATATCGACATTGCAAAGTATGAATATGGTCAAATACTGGAAAGGCCAGCATGTTATTTGTGTAACCCCAAAACTTGTTGATGAACATATAAAATCGAGTCAATATAAAAGGCCACGATTATGTGTTGACAGTGGAGCGTTGAGATGGTCGCCCAGAAGACAtagtacaaataataaacttgGAAAAAAGTGAAGAGTATTTTTTGTTCAGCAACGTTTGTGATATTAATATAACGTTAGTTATAGTATgacgaaaatttaattttcatcctattttaaatacataaggTTGTTGCATACAATATCtaatttgagaaattaaataaagtatctaacaATAAGACAGTCTTTTAATTGAGGggggataaataaaatacttcatgtaaaaattatctatatattcatagcaatatatttttaaagcattggcaatatatattttcaaattcaacaacccaattaacaaaacttatatataaatcatGTACCTATAAAATGTGAATAACTTAACATTACTTGCACTGGAAACTCCTTTgcaaacacattttatatttgtagagAGACAACTATcacaaataagaaaatgtttgaacaaacaagcttaataaaaatagtttacttATAACTATTTTGTGGttgagtaataataaatattttgtacaacttaattttaagtattaataaaatagctgCCGATAATAACAAATCTAAATCACAATGACATACAATTTCGTTTGGAAATTAAGTtgcacaaatttttaaatgattgataCAAAAGGAACAATTTATACAAGTCAATTATTTTGCCggggaaaaaattataatgataatgGCCACTGGGTACAAATCAgtcttttaattgtttgataaATTAGTCAcaatcttaaatataagtaaaaaaaataagtaggagacacattttaaaaacaattaaaatacctaAACTAGTTAAGGCAAATTCCCCTTTCATTAAAACTCAAcctaaatataatatcaaaaaataaaaatatgtattataatgaTACTCAAAATAAGTCAGTAAGATTCagattatacaatattaactaaaaatgaacAACTATATCTTGTAActgcatatttaaaaaaatttctaatttaacagTCAATAAGATCTAACAATATGGCATCAATACAGTTTCCAAGAAAAGCGTTCCAATTCCAAATAtctattaagtaaatttacacAAACAACATACAAAAACCATGTTCAAGTCTTTAATTATGAGATTATGTGATGTTTATTAACAgagataaatgttttaattcagaatttgtcacatacaaattttgttttgtgctttaagtaaaatttaaaataaaatataaaattgtacattaaattagaattttgtaatttaatatatataaaaatatataatttatagataatattctggtatttacataaatataactgTTACTAGGCTGTGGAGCGAtcctgttaaatatataaaaaatagtgttACATCTTCaggataaaaacaataaacaataaaaatcttCAGTCATCAAAATCTCACCGGTATCCAGATTCCTGAAAATGtatatggaaataaaaaatatatattaagagaaaaaaaataattttaccagAATGTTCATCTCTGCGAAAATAATGTGGACGATTATCACGGAAAACGGTGACAGCAGGGAACGGATTGTCCTGTATGTATTTGAGAGTTGTACGAATCTGCATGACGAAATGCGGCGGCTCCACTTCCGGTGACGTACTCAAATGCTGCAATATAAACTCATCAGACTGTTCCAGCCACAAATCGACACCACGCAGCGGCTCATAATTGAATGGTCCTATGCGCAGCATGCCCATGTTATAATCATAAATGTCCAATACCCTTGGATCGCCTACAAGAAAAAAACACCATATTACAAGTCTGTTAATGGGGTCAGCAGTAAAATATACAGACAACCTGTCAAATGCCTGGCGCATCTGAGAGAGTGATCCGGTCCCTTGTCCGGGAACGTGGCCGGAAAGATCTCTCCGGTCTTAACGTTCACGCCGATACCGTAGACGATGGGCCAGTGAATCGAGCCCCTGATGGTGGTGTTCAGTTCGCCGACGCAAGCCAATGTTAGATCGATTTCCATCGGATGCTTGTGGAAAGAGTTCATCACGTTGAAGAACAGTTCTTCGGAGTAGTTGCGGGCGTCGGAGAAGCCTCCCACCAGTTGCAACTCAATCCGACCCTCTGGATATCCTACATTAAAACCAAACAatgttatgttataaattattattaaaattaaaatattcaaagttttagataaacatcaaaatgataatacctataaaatataag includes these proteins:
- the LOC109596582 gene encoding thioredoxin-related transmembrane protein 1, producing the protein MACGKMKCLIGFILCYCILIVNGQKKVIELNEDNWTEILKNEWMIEFYAPWCPACKALQQTWADFAAISPGLGIKIGQVDVTTSPGLSGRFMVTALPTIFHVLNGEFRQYKGSRDKDSFTSFVEDKKWQQVEPTPSWKSPDSIQMSIVSSFFKLSQTLRHLHNKLMEDFGLPTWGSYLIFALATIVMGAILGLVLVCVIDLIYPPKHIIVHKNDKSKRSGKDSGDEMGEDDIGDDLIDDANHAQQNSNTDSDENQAGDQINKSKFKKRKARRIDM
- the LOC109596584 gene encoding probable H/ACA ribonucleoprotein complex subunit 1; this encodes MSFRGRGGGGGGFGGRNSFGGGGGGNRNFGGGGGRGFGGRGGGGGRGGGRNFDQGPPERVIPLGYYNYPCQDELVCKVEIEDVPFFNAPIYLENMEQIGKIDEIFGNIRDYSVTVRLSDDVKASSFKKNQKLFIDPAKLLPLQRFLPKPPGSVQKRGGGGRGGGGGRGGGRGGRGGFGGGRGGGGGRGGFGGGRGGGGGRGGFGGGRGGGGRGGFGGGGGRGGFGGGGRGKW
- the LOC109596606 gene encoding histone acetyltransferase KAT8, yielding MSTRITSCTFNMAESEKVADAPTDTMRKKSESEQKPSNQNDEDSESMEEQPLDIGEQYLVRRSDDSWHPAEIIQTRYNDTERQWEYYVHYEGYNRRLDEWVPRGRIMSSRFNLTESGQKLPGDIKAWKDRPIVNDLLADSSDRKITRNQKRRHDEINHIQKTYAEMDPTTAALEKEHEQITKVKYIDKIQIGRFEIDTWYFSPYPEEYGKQSKLWICEYCLKYMRLEKSYRYHMSECTWRQPVGKEIYRKGTLSVYEVDGKDHKVYCQNLCLLAKLFLDHKTLYFDVEPFLFYILCEVDKQGAHIVGYFSKEKESPDGNNVACILTLPPYQRQGYGKLLIAFSYELSRMEGAVGSPEQPLSDLGKLSYRSYWSWVLLEILRDFRGTLSIKDLSQMTSITQTDIISTLQSMNMVKYWKGQHVICVTPKLVDEHIKSSQYKRPRLCVDSGALRWSPRRHSTNNKLGKK
- the LOC109596607 gene encoding protein N-terminal asparagine amidohydrolase isoform X2, translating into MVLVLNGVLQEKCPADTQSLYHTHPVYRDTAGQLLNIPNKVIGPVGLLYVQQRELAATGPHDKSISILGSDDATTCLIVVVRHSGSGAVALAHLDGCGTDEAVCTMVQRVHELAIGYPEGRIELQLVGGFSDARNYSEELFFNVMNSFHKHPMEIDLTLACVGELNTTIRGSIHWPIVYGIGVNVKTGEIFPATFPDKGPDHSLRCARHLTGDPRVLDIYDYNMGMLRIGPFNYEPLRGVDLWLEQSDEFILQHLSTSPEVEPPHFVMQIRTTLKYIQDNPFPAVTVFRDNRPHYFRRDEHSGIWIPVRF
- the LOC109596607 gene encoding protein N-terminal asparagine amidohydrolase isoform X1; this translates as MVLVLNGVLQEKCPADTQSLYHTHPVYRDTAGQLLNIPNKVIGPVGLLYVQQRELAATGPHDKSISILGSDDATTCLIVVVRHSGSGAVALAHLDGCGTDEAVCTMVQRVHELAIGYPEGRIELQLVGGFSDARNYSEELFFNVMNSFHKHPMEIDLTLACVGELNTTIRGSIHWPIVYGIGVNVKTGEIFPATFPDKGPDHSLRCARHLTGCDPRVLDIYDYNMGMLRIGPFNYEPLRGVDLWLEQSDEFILQHLSTSPEVEPPHFVMQIRTTLKYIQDNPFPAVTVFRDNRPHYFRRDEHSGIWIPVRF